From one Bradysia coprophila strain Holo2 unplaced genomic scaffold, BU_Bcop_v1 contig_391, whole genome shotgun sequence genomic stretch:
- the LOC119082185 gene encoding transmembrane protein 184B-like isoform X2: MSVLPTESVLNVTTKTPNLMVRVTETSAAALAMDPLSHVGDGIFLQTKTAQGIAGAFVWVALFLTCQQIYQHLRWYTNPQEQRWIVRILFIVPIYATYSWISLLFFNSESVYVYFFTVRDCYEAFVIYNFLSLCYEYLGGEGNIMSEIRGKPIKSSCLYGTCCLGGKTYTIGFLRFCKQATLQFCLVKPLMAFVIIFLQIFGHYHDGDWSANGGYIYITIIYNISVSLALYGLYLFYFATRDLLTPFEPVLKFCTVKSVIFLSFWQGVGLAILEKAEVISPIVSDGATTSAGTVSAGYQNFFICLEMLFAAIALRYAFPYQVYAQSCMTDVHGRSVTMQSISSSLKETMNPKDIMTDAIHNFHPQYQQYTQYSSEVTSSQQYEKL, from the exons ATGTCTGTGCTGCCTACAGAATCCGTTTTGAATGTTACAACAAAAACTCCTAATCTTATGGTAAGAGTAACGGAGACATCAGCTGCCGCACTTGCCATGGACCCGCTGAGCCATGTTGGAGATGGTATTTttctacaaacaaaaactgcgCAAGGCATCGCCGGGGCTTTCGTGTGGGTGGCATTATTTTTAACATGTCAACAG ATCTACCAGCACTTGAGATGGTATACAAATCCACAGGAACAAAGATGGATTGTGCGAATATTGTTCATTGTTCCAATATATGCAACATATTCGTGGATAAGTCTACTGTTTTTCAATTCAGAAAGTGTGTACGTGTATTTTTTCACTGTCAGAGATTGTTACGAAG CATTTGTAATATACAATTTCCTTTCCCTTTGTTATGAATACTTGGGTGGTGAGGGTAATATTATGTCAGAAATCCGTGGCAAACCGATAAAATCATCATGTCTTTATGGAACATGTTGTCTGGGAG GTAAAACTTACACCATCGGATTTTTACGGTTCTGCAAACAAGCGACGTTGCAATTTTGTTTGGTTAAACCTCTGATGGCATttgtaataatatttttgcaaattttcggtCATTACCATGATGGTGATTGGag TGCGAATGGTGGTTACATTTACATAACAATCATTTATAATATCTCCGTTTCGCTCGCTCTTTACGGGTTGTACTTATTTTACTTTGCCACACGCGATCTACTGACTCCATTTGAACCTGTACTTAAATTTTGCACTGTTAAATCGGTGATTTTCTTGTCATTCTGGCAAGGTGTTGGTCTGGCTATCCTAGAAAAAGCTGAGGTGATTTCGCCTATTGTCAGCGATGGAGCTACCACCTCAGCTGGTACTGTATCAGCTGGGTATCAGAATTTCTTTATTTGCCTAGAGATGTTATTCGCTGCTATCGCCCTCCGATATGCATTCCCTTATCAG GTGTATGCTCAAAGTTGCATGACAGACGTTCATGGACGATCCGTAACTATGCAGTCTATTTCCAGCAGCCTGAAG GAAACGATGAATCCAAAAGATATTATGACAGACGCGATCCACAATTTCCATCCACAATATCAACAGTACACGCAGTACAGTTCag AGGTCACGTCGTCCCAACAATACGagaaactttaa
- the LOC119082162 gene encoding uncharacterized protein LOC119082162, whose amino-acid sequence MTSKEYLPLRHKSVASQKPKRKYGLQSHISKVSKQAGSSASNKKNRFHSLKPVSDMKKWSTSNADSMDKCQNSCGPQSSANSKMDLSDIIEDEDFAGFTDMEDDAFQLAKYVESDGPFDEIMVETHRENRPNLTSNAVFDPRVEKMSMSAASLEELLDISILELQKAGMPCNGNTSSVTFRNSIQSQNNVANNCNSNRSDENNDESECIFVCETRSGAATFHNVQSQKSHSSSGYRRMVSNEREITGDQRRSVSASVSSHCKGAVGRTPYTTLTKGVALKQKVFHLFNQPCHKYLNDQCIGGVCKWNHSLPPARDIYHKLMLLNDETVKYMYFNFVLRTKKAFLVYFPSMCEVLGKRKMRSILIGAISKCEERDIASLKFVFSGLVFYGSSKMEALTTITDYCSKSRKCYDVLLEIMIETDALYFVDTLKQYYLYGTIRTESMYKLLQQVVDAPGTALLSVFIDVLDKYSMCRGFDEKALKNIIPRAASLVKGNLSLTQQLSNIVKRMD is encoded by the exons ATGACATCAAAGGAATATTTACCTTTACGACACAAATCTGTTGCATCACAAAAGCCGAAGCGTAAATATGGGCTCCAATCGCACATTTCCAAAGTTAGCAAACAGGCAGGATCTTCAGCAAGCAACAAAAAGAATCGATTTCATAGCCTGAAACCTGTAAGCGACATGAAAAAATGGTCAACATCCAATGCTGACTCGATGGATAAATGCCAAAACTCTTGTGGCCCTCAATCGTCTGCTAACAGTAAAATGGATTTGAGTGATATTATTGAGGATGAAGATTTTGCAGGTTTTACGGATATG GAAGACGATGCTTTCCAGCTGGCCAAATATGTTGAGTCGGATGGTCCTTTCGATGAAATAATGGTTGAAACACATCGAGAAAATCGCCCAAATCTGACATCAAACGCCGTTTTTGATCCACGAGTCGAAAAAATGTCGATGAGCGCCGCATCTCTTGAAGAATTATTGGATATTTCAATACTTGAACTACAGAAAGCAGGCATGCCATGTAATGGTAACACATCCAGTGTAACTTTTCGAAACAGCATCCAGTCTCAGAATAATGTGGCCAACAATTGCAATTCAAACAGAAGTGACGAAAATAACGATGAAAGCGAATGTATTTTCGTTTGTGAAACTAGAAGTGGCGCAGCAACCTTTCACAATGTCCAAAGCCAGAAATCTCATTCGTCAAGTGGATATCGAAGAATGGTGTCGAATGAAAGAGAGATCACTGGTGACCAAAGACGATC AGTTTCAGCGTCAGTTTCGTCACACTGTAAGGGTGCAGTTGGCCGGACACCATATACAACATTGACGAAAGGTGTTGCACTCAAACAAAAAGTGTTCCATTTATTCAATCAACCATgccataaatatttgaatgacCAGTGCATTGGCGGCGTATGCAAATGGAACCACAGCTTGCCACCTGCTCGGGACATTTATCACAAACTGATGCTGTTAAATGACGAGACCGTGAAATACATgtatttcaatttcgttttgaGAACCAAAAAAGCTTTCCTCGTCTACTTTCCATCGATGTGCGAAGTGCTcggaaaacgaaaaatgagatcgattctGATAGGAGCAATCAGCAAATGTGAAGAACGGGACATTGCATCTCTTAAGTTTGTGTTCAGTGGGCTGGTATTTTATGGTTCGTCGAAAATGGAAGCCCTAACCACCATAACCGATTACTGCAGCAAGAGCAGAAAGTGTTATGACGTTCTTCTTGAAATAATGATTGAAACGGATGCTCTGTATTTCGTTGACACGTTGAAGCAATACTACTTATACGGGACTATCCGTACGGAATCAATGTACAAACTGTTACAACAAGTCGTCGACGCACCTGGTACGGCATTATTGTCGGTATTTATTGATGTTTTGGATAAATACTCAATGTGCCGCGGCTTCGATGAGAAAgcattgaaaaatattatacCCAGAGCTGCGAGTCTCGTTAAGGGTAATCTAAGTCTGACACAACAACTAAGTAACATCGTAAAGCGAATGGATTAG
- the LOC119082193 gene encoding ubiquitin-conjugating enzyme E2-22 kDa: protein MANMAVSRIKREFKEVINSEEIVQCSIKIELNNDSWTDLRGEIAGPPDTPYEGGKFLLEIKVPETYPFNPPKVRFNTKIWHPNISSVTGAICLDILKDNWAAAMTLRTVLLSLQALLSAAEPDDPQDAVVASQFKENYEMFALTARHWTNAYAGGPNRIVDCDQKIQRLKDMGISELEARAVLSKENWNIEKATENLFS from the exons ATGGCGAATATGGCAGTGTCCAGGATAAAAAGGGAGTTCAAAGAAGTGATAAATAGCGAAGAG ATTGTTCAATGTTCGATCAAAATAGAATTAAACAACGACAGCTGGACAGATTTACGTGGAGAAATAGCTGGCCCACCTGACACGCCGTATGAAGGTGGAAAATTCTTATTGGAAATTAAAGTACCCGAAACCTATCCGTTCAATCCGCCGAAG GTCCGTTTCAACACCAAAATTTGGCATCCAAATATCTCTAGTGTGACGGGTGCTATTTGCCTCGATATCTTGAAAGACAATTG GGCTGCTGCTATGACATTGAGAACAGTTCTGCTGTCACTACAAGCCCTTCTATCGGCTGCGGAACCGGATGATCCTCAAGATGCTGTGGTTGCATCACAGTTTAAGGAAAATTACGAAATGTTTGCCTTGACGGCAAGACACTGGACGAATGCGTATGCCGGTG GTCCGAATCGAATCGTGGATTGTGATCAGAAAATTCAGCGTTTAAAAGACATGGGAATTAGCGAACTGGAGGCGCGTGCAGTTCtatcgaaagaaaattggaatATCGAAAAGGCgactgaaaatttattcagttAG